agaaaataaaagttacattcaaactagaaaataaaaattacattaaaactagaaaataaaaattttagaaatcgcatGGTCAGCGATTTCGCGCTTTCAGGCGAGGATGAACGGCAACATATTTGGCGgagcatcgtcgtgcggcttgaggaatgttttcatatctcgatcgtaattgtagtttttcatcgtctcgcgttgttccgatatgagctcgcgagcctccgactctcttttcttcctcaattAGATCGCCTCCAATTCCATCgcttgcttcgcttctttcatggcggtgtactctttgaattgtgccgccaactcggccgagcttccctcggacgatgtcgcttgacgcttgacgcttgtctcgccgttgtggtctttgtggcgaggggtctTCGTTCATATTCGGTATCGAAGGGTCcacgtcaacgggctttcttttatgtgccgaaccttcaccttcctcacccaacaatgggacttgggcccatttgtcgtgttttcgaacgacctcccacgccTCGACATGTTGAAAACCGTTCGAAAATCTCTCTTTAAATTATGTTAACGCGACTTTCATCACGTCGAGATCCTTACATCCGCTtcctcgtgtgcgatcctacatattataaaaataataagtgttaaaaaaatatgaacttagtaaataaaattaaaaattatacaaaattttaccgcttgttggtataggccgttgaaaaagtttattttcgctttcatcgggttccatttagaccgtacttgatgcaCGGTCCGGTTACTTCCGCCGACGGTGGCGTTAAAATGATCTAAAATTTTACGCCAAAAACTATCGTggttttgttgattgcccttctttttgttggtagagcaatgtacccacgccttcgccaacgcctcttcttggacctttgtccatttttcgctcatcgtttttccatttttatcccgagcgtcatcttcttcgttgccCGCGTCTTCATCCACGTTATATTCATCATCCTCGTTCTCGTCctcgtcgcccaaattttgagtttcgggcactacctcaTCGTCCTCGTCGTCGTAAATACGTAGAGGACGTTCGACATTTCCTCGTGATGGAACTTGTGGGGCACGAAAAGcatatgggtcgaaggcgggggattgaggaggagcgtccattgataacaaattttgaaaatagccgaaattggCTTGAAGGTTGGgtggttgggtgttgtaaaaggaggggtgtgaaggttgttggaaaaaaaaacgggggttgtgaagtgtatccgaaagggggttgtggttgtgcacttgcaccgctcgaaccaccacgagacggttgcgagccccgtcccttagtttttttcttggcctcgcggggttggttctccattgctcggtttgaagtgggtgtggtttgagagtataaaaaataagtgaagtgggtgtggttggagagtataaaaaatgtgTGAAATTGTTGTGGTTTGAGTATAAAAATTGAGTGAATGGTGTggttatttatatatgttttaaaaagtgattttttttttaaaaagtcgACCGTTGCACACTTGACCGTTCCTCAAAAATCGTGCATTTCAAGCGGTGAATACACACCGAGCCCATTCCCCGAATCGGGTCCTCGCGTTGATGGCgacggtgttcccgatcggggttATGGGTCACCGAAACCATCCCCCGCGTGTGCCCCGTGCACCCTAAGAACATTATTTTTAcataaaaaattaatttttacaAACTTTTTTGGAACTTTTATACATAAACACATGTAGAAGCTTTTTTAATgaaaaaacaaactaaaaaaaattaaaaagtttaaaaaacacTTTTAGTATAAAagtaaaaatcttttttttttttgcaaacattattttttttttattttaatgactTATACTTGTGTTGATGTGCAAAAGCCCGTAAAAAAATATGTAAAAACTAATGAGTTTGCTTTTTAAACGGCTTAAATTACACTAAATCCACATTCGACGGTGCTTAAATTATTTAAATTAACTCCAATGACTTTGCTAACTAGACCCAACCCTCACTCTTCTAATGAGTTTTTATATGTAAAAACTAGTCTAagatcccgcgagtttcgcgggtggcttaacacaaatATATAATATCTACTGCCCATTGAAGCCCATGTGGATCATCATTTTTTCTAAACCTTTCCAAACTAAAGTTTATTGTGTTCAATTTTAACCGAACTGTGACTTTTTGAAATCATGAATTCTTTACAGATGCTTCCTTTTTAAATGTTGATCATGAATTTTGAATTGATACAATGGCTTCATTACTTGAATCTCAAGAATTCTAAATATGCACAAATATTGAAGCCAAATTATGTGTCTATGATGAGTACATTAATTTAAAACCTTCTGTAAGCGGGACCACTCGGGCTTGAACATTTGCCTGCAATTTTGTCACAGCTTGATAGATTTCCTGTAATCAATTATGACCATCAAGTTTGTCACAAAATGACATTAAAACAATGTTAAAACCAAACTGGCCCGACCATTCAGATCAGTTGGCAAGTACCGAGCTGCTAACTGATGGTTTTGACGACTGGCGATTGAGCTGATGTTTAGGAAAATCTCTTTTAGATCATGactatattaaaaaaagaaaaagaaaagtcaAAACCTACCTCGCGCAGTGCGAGCGTTTAGCCAAACACTTAGCTGATAAAGATTTGAAGTGACATCTATTGTCAATCATCAGTAAAGGAAGCGAATTTTTCGTAAATGTAACATAAGATCGTTTTCCGCCGCTACCTTCTCCCTTATTCCTGATGCCGTCTGTATGTAACAAAGCAAAGGCATTACAGCAAATTATTACCTCAATCTTTAATAATACGACCAAATATTATGACATGTAATAAAAGTTAAATGATGAAGCCATGCTTAAAAGTTATTAGAATCGACATATACTGCTACAACTAAGATTCCAACCAATTGAGCAATGAATCAATATGTAGATTATTTGGTTTCTTGTTCAACAACACACTTTCCTTTTAATAAAAAGGGATGCTTTGAAATGCtcaataaaaatataataaatgagtgacgtatatctaACCTCGTATAAATGGGTTGGTTGGCTTAATTTGAACAGTCGAGCGAAAGCAACCTGATGAATGCGAAGACTTCATCAATGTGGCAAGCTATATATATCTTCTAAATTCCTAAATTCTGCAGACAGAACCGTTGGACAATATCTTAATTGCACCCTTTTACGAAACAGGTTATATATTTTAGTGTAACCGGGATTGACTTGGTGACCAAGTGAATtataatacacatcaagcaagttaggaggtgcggggCCGGGAGTGTACACTTGTTTGAGTTGTTtaactttataataaaataaCTGCCTTTGCTTTGTTACATACAGATTTGGGATATTTTTATCCAAAAGAATAAAATGGCTTAAGTTTAcggatttaacaaaaaaaaaacaggtCAAATGAAGAGAGAAAGCAGCCCCTGTACAACGAACGGTTACTCCGGTTGGAATATGGGTTATCCGAACAGCGGTTTCAAGTTTATTAACATTCTGACCACCGCTCCCACCGGCTATCGAGAAACCTATTTGCAGGTCTTCCTCTGGTATTTCAACATTTAGTGAATCTTCTGGAAGAAGAGGCATCACTTCATCGCCATAAAAGCTTGTCTGCATCAATAAACACAAACTCTGTTCTTATTGGAGGGTAGTTTAGACATCTGAGTAAATAAAAGTGAGCAAAAGTCAATACCTGACGAAGACCTTTTGCGTTAAAAGGAGATTGTCTAACAATTCGATGTGTTCCTTTTTCACCGGACAAATATCCAAACGCATATCGACCTTCAGCCTCGATTGTAGCTGACTTGATCCCAGCTTCTTCTCCCATTGACTTTTCAACAACTCTTGTTTTGTATCTTTGTCTCTCTCCCCATCTTACATACATCCTTAGAAGCATATCAGCCCAGTCCTGCACTGAATATTATCAAGTAAACTTCCATAAAATGTGATATCATTCATGGCCATTGATGATGTATATGAATGAAATGATAAGTGATGTTAAAAATTTACTTGATTACCTGTGCATCGGTACCTCCAGCACCAGCAGTTATATTGATAACAGCACCTTCTTTGTCATAAGGGCCCAATAGAAGCTGACTCAGCTCAAACTTATCCAACGCCTTGTTCAATTCTTTAACAATGGTGGCAGCCTCTTCAAGAAGTGCGGTATCAGTTGACTCCATCTCTTCTGTTAGGTTAACTATAGTTTCTGCATCATCAACCTGAACAACAAATCAAACTTAAACATGACCTCTAACGCATCAAGTAGAGGTGGCAATTTTGACCCGTATAAAAGTTAAACCTGGGTTTGGACTTATAGACGAATGCCATAATATttcaaaaaagtaaaaaatgtttaaaataaaggGATACAACAATATTGTTTCTGTAATCATATCGACATGTCATGTGATAGAAAGCACGCATTGAATCGATTATCCTTTCGCACATCTGGCAATGCCTCCATTTGTTGTTTTCCACAGGGTCATCATGGAGCCGCCTCTGTGGTGGGCAGCCCTGAAGCTGATCATCACGACTTATAGAAGAATGCCAAACCTGTTACTATCACCATTAAGTTATATATGAATAAGGTCTGTAATTACATTCAACGGATTTTGATCACAAGCCAATTTATGAAACCAGTTCAAAGCAAGGATAGTTTATCATGAAAAATTGCGAACAAATAAACTCAGCTTTAATTTATATATAGAAAATGTAGTTGTTACAGCGATACAATATTATAGATAACCATGCAAGAATACTAATGAGCAGCGTGGAAGTGATATAGTGTGAAAGGGAAATCAGAGAATAAGAAAAAGGAATCAAGTTATAATGCATCAACAATTGAGAAGAAAACACAACTTTTACTCAGTTGCTTTAGGTGGACTATATGTGTATTGGTAAACATTCTTGTCAGTATTAAACCTCATAAAATTCAAATCAGTTCAACAAAACCGAATAATTAGGTATTTTCAAAAACATGAAAGTTATGCATACCAAAAACCCTAATAATGATGAAAAACAAAATACCATTAATCGATCTCATATAATAAAATGTGAAACCCTAAAACAAAATAACGATTAATCTGTGTTATTGTGACATCCCACAAGTATCAAACCACGTGATATTCAATCCGTATCATCAAACAGAAAAAAATTAGGGTTCTCAAGAACATGAATGTTTAGTGAAAACATAAACTTTCGAACAATTGACTACAAAAGATTCAAGAAAACACTTTGACTGTAACTATAAAGCGATAACAAATCCCTCAAAATTCTTACAACAATCAATCGAAAtacgaaaaaaaaattaatactgACAAAGTGAAAAAGTTAAATCAGAATACCTATTAGAAGATTGATCAAAGAAGAAAAATAGAATAGACCAATAAAAGGATCGGTCTTTTGTTCCTCAGATTCATACTCTGCGTTGTTTGTTGAATCTCTATTTTTGTAAAACCCTAAACAACGTACAAAGGAAGAAGATGTAAGGCGACGAAGAGGGAGAAGAGAGAATGGAGATTAGGGTTTCTAGATATAGAGGCGGATGAAAGGAAAAAAAAGTAATACAGAGAGGGTTTTCAAAGGAGAAAAAGAGGAGAAAAAGGCGATGGATTGAGAATGTGAATACGAAGGAGAGAGCAGAGCGTGTTTTTGTTTTACCGCTCAAAAGATCATTTAGCCATACAATCAGATGAC
This DNA window, taken from Helianthus annuus cultivar XRQ/B unplaced genomic scaffold, HanXRQr2.0-SUNRISE HanXRQChr00c039, whole genome shotgun sequence, encodes the following:
- the LOC118489721 gene encoding glutathione S-transferase T3-like, whose amino-acid sequence is MDAPPQSPAFDPYAFRAPQVPSRGNVERPLRIYDDEDDEVVPETQNLGDEDENEDDEYNVDEDAGNEEDDARDKNGKTMSEKWTKVQEEALAKAWVHCSTNKKKGNQQNHDSFWRKILDHFNATVGGSNRTVHQVRSKWNPMKAKINFFNGLYQQADRTRGSGCKDLDVMKVALT
- the LOC118489720 gene encoding peptide chain release factor PrfB1, chloroplastic-like, whose product is MESTDTALLEEAATIVKELNKALDKFELSQLLLGPYDKEGAVINITAGAGGTDAQDWADMLLRMYVRWGERQRYKTRVVEKSMGEEAGIKSATIEAEGRYAFGYLSGEKGTHRIVRQSPFNAKGLRQTSFYGDEVMPLLPEDSLNVEIPEEDLQIGFSIAGGSGGQNVNKLETAVRITHIPTGVTVRCTGAAFSLHLTCFFFVKSVNLSHFILLDKNIPNLYVTKQRQLFYYKVKQLKQVYTPGPAPPNLLDVYYNSLGHQVNPGYTKIYNLFRKRVQLRYCPTVLSAEFRNLEDIYSLPH